One genomic window of Nerophis lumbriciformis linkage group LG29, RoL_Nlum_v2.1, whole genome shotgun sequence includes the following:
- the prr33 gene encoding uncharacterized protein prr33 has translation MAVAFGAVIPPGFLSQSYPPPLLPKPGKDNVRLQKLVKRSAKKKVSPQALQSVALFRSNLSPVDEADLEHSDHSTPPKTPEYGFRGVQQATRFTSRALYQHVASPYPQRAAYGRAGRFSPQPLAFPSYHQHGTAPSLYSKESQAPVLSSKPGAPIVSQPISSMPQPRAPPPEIKTPAFSVFSEDHASLRPNVAPPVKPKPMSPNPTFHPAPAQALIRPLTVLTQFVKPKSPRPTFKATEPSRSPKPMFDVPQIRLYTASTSYYDTSRTPPVYDTAALTSIGSIITESQQEPTYEARRRTQETQQTSVSISEPRGKTPTSELRQKTAKVQTKAVTQETSISVSEPRGKTPTSELERETAKVQTNVVVAPSIEIRTATPTSEMRVKTPTHELQSSRILAGRPRTPVSRAATPAFEVSRTNPLLFAVSPVVMEPERTSITKRSPAVQRLPETILNGDVQKESSAKRTQQMITKSKSEPDLTRRTAQVDPQRPKTPTAELKPAVTSFGYQRPKTPTYEGNRLLCSSPAFKRPRTPTYGTYPPGGSASAFQRSKTPTPVAPKTKSSYRGLTPAEYAAYGGIKTHSPAFGITVSQAETQEELTESRKSKTTRELRVEEETAKVDIQVRENNASAIPTIPVIVVSQTPSVETSKQEELIVPEKQEPMEIQETPKAKPLPSEQMAPIQQNVVMSKPHPPNKDPLEAVRKLLGKDKVLASKPQEQAKGEVTVKPGDTTKAEAVKVSVATPVAATKNKHQDKEKETSVGLNVEKKSDEEALKSFKKPVALKSKMSGWSRLKKHMVVEQEEPSFPQPGSQKQTTGQDQNQEGSAAGPVQEGAPKSTKLWDAVLFQMFSSKENIMHQIELNKRDEQKTEEKTDETKEIPSFAYKLPILLFSPKFDAKKLREAASRPLTKISTVFEMGLIGRKVKDEDPKDFNRTAKGFSTA, from the coding sequence ATGGCGGTGGCTTTCGGAGCCGTCATTCCACCTGGATTTCTTTCCCAGTCGTACCCGCCGCCCCTGCTGCCCAAACCTGGGAAAGACAATGTCCGCCTGCAGAAGCTCGTGAAAAGGAGTGCCAAAAAGAAGGTTTCCCCCCAGGCGTTGCAGTCCGTTGCGCTGTTCCGCTCCAACCTCTCGCCCGTTGACGAAGCCGACCTCGAGCACAGTGACCACTCCACCCCGCCAAAGACTCCGGAGTACGGTTTCCGTGGGGTCCAACAGGCCACCCGCTTCACCAGCAGGGCGCTTTATCAGCATGTGGCCTCTCCGTATCCGCAGCGTGCGGCATACGGTCGAGCAGGCAGGTTCTCTCCTCAGCCACTCGCCTTCCCGTCATACCATCAACATGGCACCGCACCCTCCTTGTACTCCAAAGAGTCGCAAGCGCCGGTGCTGTCATCTAAGCCAGGAGCCCCCATAGTCTCTCAGCCAATATCTTCTATGCCTCAGCCTAGGGCGCCTCCCCCTGAGATAAAAACACCAGCTTTTAGTGTATTCAGTGAAGATCATGCAAGTCTTAGACCCAACGTGGCCCCGCCTGTCAAACCAAAGCCCATGAGCCCAAATCCGACTTTCCACCCAGCACCGGCTCAAGCGCTGATTCGACCTCTCACTGTGTTGACTCAATTCGTCAAGCCAAAAAGTCCTCGTCCAACATTCAAAGCCACTGAACCCTCAAGATCGCCCAAACCGATGTTTGACGTCCCCCAAATTCGCTTGTACACGGCGAGCACGTCTTACTATGACACGTCCAGAACCCCTCCAGTCTACGACACCGCTGCCCTGACTTCGATTGGCAGCATCATTACTGAAAGTCAACAAGAGCCAACATATGAGGCCAGGAGAAGGACCCAGGAGACCCAACAAACTTCTGTTTCTATCTCAGAACCTCGAGGAAAAACTCCAACTTCTGAGCTGAGACAGAAAACAGCTAAAGTGCAGACAAAGGCTGTGACCCAAGAAACTTCCATTTCAGTCTCTGAACCACGAGGAAAAACTCCAACTTCAGAGCTGGAAAGAGAAACAGCTAAAGTGCAGACAAACGTTGTTGTAGCTCCATCTATTGAGATCAGGACAGCCACACCAACATCCGAAATGAGGGTCAAGACACCAACTCACGAATTGCAGTCGTCGAGGATCCTTGCGGGGCGCCCGAGAACCCCAGTAAGCCGGGCTGCGACCCCTGCCTTTGAGGTCTCAAGAACCAATCCTCTCCTGTTTGCAGTGTCACCAGTTGTCATGGAGCCAGAGAGAACATCAATTACTAAAAGGTCACCTGCTGTCCAGAGGCTGCCTGAAACAATCCTGAACGGGGACGTTCAGAAAGAATCTTCAGCTAAAAGGACTCAACAGATGATTACAAAGTCAAAATCTGAACCAGACCTGACAAGAAGGACCGCTCAGGTTGACCCTCAAAGACCAAAGACCccaacagctgagctaaaaccCGCTGTGACATCTTTCGGCTATCAGAGGCCTAAAACTCCAACCTATGAAGGCAACCGGCTTCTCTGCTCGTCCCCTGCTTTCAAAAGACCAAGAACTCCTACATACGGAACATACCCTCCTGGGGGATCAGCTTCAGCCTTCCAGAGGTCTAAAACACCAACTCCAGTGGCTCCCAAAACAAAGTCTAGCTATCGTGGGCTGACACCCGCTGAATACGCTGCTTACGGGGGAATCAAAACGCACAGTCCAGCATTTGGTATCACCGTTTCTCAAGCAGAAACTCAGGAGGAGCTTACAGAAAGCAGAAAAAGTAAAACAACACGTGAACTGCGAGTGGAAGAAGAGACCGCCAAAGTTGACATTCAGGTGAGAGAAAATAATGCTTCTGCCATCCCAACAATCCCCGTCATTGTTGTTTCCCAAACACCTTCAGTTGAAACATCCAAGCAGGAGGAACTAATTGTTCCAGAGAAACAAGAACCGATGGAGATTCAGGAGACGCCAAAGGCCAAACCTCTTCCCTCTGAGCAGATGGCTCCTATCCAGCAGAATGTGGTCATGTCAAAACCACATCCTCCTAACAAGGATCCTCTGGAGGCCGTCAGGAAACTTCTGGGAAAAGACAAAGTACTGGCCTCCAAGCCTCAAGAacaggcaaagggtgaagtgacagtgaaacctggagacacCACCAAAGCTGAGGCGGTCAAGGTGAGCGTTGCAACGCCTGTTGCGGCCACCAAAAATAAACACCAGGACAAGGAAAAGGAAACATCTGTAGGACTTAATGTTGAGAAGAAGAGTGATGAAGAAGCACTTAAAAGCTTCAAGAAGCCAGTGGCACTGAAATCCAAAATGAGCGGTTGGTCCAGACTTAAGAAGCACATGGTGGTGGAGCAGGAAGAGCCTTCATTTCCACAACCTGGGTCTCAGAAGCAGACCACTGGCCAGGACCAGAACCAAGAGGGCAGCGCTGCCGGCCCTGTCCAAGAGGGCGCTCCCAAATCCACCAAGTTGTGGGACGCCGTCCTCTTCCAGATGTTCTCCAGCAAGGAGAACATCATGCACCAGATCGAGCTGAACAAGCGGGACGAACAGAAGACGGAGGAGAAGACAGACGAGACCAAGGAAATCCCCTCGTTTGCGTACAAGTTGCCCATCCTGCTCTTTAGCCCCAAATTTGACGCCAAAAAGCTGAGGGAGGCGGCGTCGCGGCCGCTCACCAAAATCTCCACCGTCTTTGAGATGGGTCTGATTGGACGCAAGGTCAAAGATGAGGACCCAAAAGACTTTAACAGAACCGCCAAAGGCTTCAGCACCGCTTAG
- the lsp1a gene encoding uncharacterized protein lsp1a isoform X3 translates to MCEDDFKPSSSPSLEEDEGFSDWTQRRERRRQQRLQEVVRRGEEDEEEERAAGKASSARLIRDDNNAQVETRDEDAQKETGDTRRPSFTSKVFLVQDPKHSDTHTAHQEVRSSPENQPRKSARSGEQGEADAIAEAERRLQRIHRGFQENESQEAELLRRRQAEAEQELDELNRRRELRRHVRQEEERRKEEAERQRLAEEEAEHQRMKEDMERRRTHAAARMKSMSERDADDAFCPFTPKTSTHKITERTESLNRSLKKSNSFKKTQALVLVSKIDDKMEQYAHAVETSQEPRGAKTPMVDMPNSLEVVTSKKNLFEAGQAWTSSPAKIPSGKDTDGLKVGVANLITQWVKGQPDSRQSSQSRPEEVKYGDVMQKKNMWEIIADPSGRPAQNMKGSMANKKYKFVVTGHGKYEKKAAGRGDVSDAESGEPRHNMIISPSRR, encoded by the exons GTGCGAGGACGACTTCAAGCCCAGCAGTTCTCCTTCCTTAGAGGAGGACGAGGGCTTCAGCGACTGGACGCAGCGGCGAGAGAGGCGGAGGCAACAGCGCCTCCAGGAGGTCGTCCGCCGAGGCGAAGAGGACGAAGAGGAAGAGCGCGCCGCCGGCAAAGCGTCTTCCGCTCGCCTGATACGCGACGATAACAACGCGCAGGTGGAGACGAGGGACGAGGACGCCCAAAAGGAGACTGGAGACACCAGAAGACCGTCGTTCACCTCCAAAGTTTTCCTCGTCCAGGATCCCAAACACTCCGATACGCACACAGCCCACCAGGAAGTGAGGTCATCCCCCGAGAATCAACCCAGGAAGTCCGCCAG GTCCGGAGAGCAGGGTGAGGCAGACGCCATCGCGGAGGCCGAGCGGCGCCTGCAGAGGATCCATCGAGGCTTCCAGGAGAACGAGAGCCAGGAGGCGGAGCTGCTGAGGCGGAGGCAGGCGGAGGCGGAGCAGGAGCTTGACGAGCTGAATAGGAGGCGGGAGCTGAGGCGCCATGTCCGCCAGGAGGAGGAGCGACGCAAGGAGGAGGCGGAGCGGCAGCGGCTCGCAGAGGAGGAG GCGGAGCATCAGAGGATGAAGGAGGACATGGAGAGGAGGAGGACGCACGCCGCGGCGAGGATGAAGAGCATGAGCGAGCGTGACGCCGACGACGCCTTCTGCCCCTTCACCCCCAAGACGTCCACCCACAAA ATCACAGAGAGGACAGAATCTCTGAACCGCTCTCTGAAGAAAAG TAACAGTTTTAAAAAGACACAGGCGCTCGTCCTGGTGAGCAAGATCGACGACAAGATGGAGCAGTACGCCCACGCTGTGGAG ACCTCTCAGGAACCTCGAGGGGCGAAAACGCCGATGGTCGACATGCCCAACTCGCTGGAGGTGGTCACTTCCAAGAAGAACCTCTTCGAGGCTGGCCAGGCCTGGACCAGCAGTCCCGCTAAAATACCGTCGGGCAAG GACACTGATGGGTTAAAGGTGGGCGTGGCCAACCTGATCACTCAGTGGGTCAAAGGTCAGCCTGACTCCAGGCAATCCTCACAGAGCCGACCCGAA GAGGTGAAGTATGGGGACGTGATGCAGAAGAAGAACATGTGGGAGATCATCGCAGATCCTTCAGGGAGGCCCGCACAAAACATGAAG GGCTCCATGGCAAACAAGAAGTACAAGTTCGTGGTGACCGGACACGGCAAATACGAGAAGAAGGCCGCGGGGCGTGGAGACGTCTCGGATGCGGAGTCTGGTGAGCCACGTCACAACATGATCATCAGTCCCTCtcggcgctaa